CCAACACATGACGATCTTTTGTGTCGTTCGGCATGACATCAATGAAATGCTCATACGGTGCGCTCTACCATGGCTTCGGGAAAAGCGGCCTCCATCACACGCCGGAGATACTGTGCTCCGGAATTGGCGGCGGCAGGGTCTTGGACCTTCGCTCTTTTGACGACGTTTCGTTGCATTTCGTCCAGTACATCGGGACTCCAGCGGATTTGGCAGATACCGATTTCAGCAACAGTAAGAATGACATCTCGGAGATTTGGAGGAAAGAGGACGCACGCGTCTAAGAACGCAACAAAAGCCACGCTTACGACTCCCGTTCGACGAAGTCATCCGACTCATATAAGCCCATGTTCTCCGACACGCGCACCATCTCGTTGACGTAGTCCTTACGCAGACGATCCCGGTGCCGCTTGTACTCCATGAGATCCGTCATACGGATGCGGCGATGCGAGCCCACGTAGTGATACGGAATATGAGCCGCTTCGAGCAGCTTAATCAAAAACGGACGGGAGACCTGCAACAGATCCGCAGCCTGTTGCGTCGTCAGCTCTTCGTCGTCATGCAAAATCGCAACGGAATGCCCTTGGGCCAATTGTCTAGCGGCCTCCATTAACACGTGAACCAGCGGTGTGGGGAGCGCCACCGCGTCATGCTGGGTGTCATCCATCAGAACCAGCTGACGGAGGTTTGGGTACGCCGCGAGGTCTCTTGCCACGCGTTTAATCGGTTCGATGTCTCGTTTTTCCGGTGCGATCAGCACGTATTCTGGCATATCGATCTCTCCTCTTGTCTCGGTTTTCCTCTACGATCCCCGGTCATTAACCGTATTATACGCAATAACCGAAACAAACGCAAAGTGCGGGAGGCCTTGACCCGTACCGTGCGCGGGCCTGTCGGGGAAGACTGCCCCCCAGTGTTTTGCAAACCCATCCGAACGTAACGGTGATTACCGACGCGGAGGCAGGGAAACATCTGCTCACCCCAGAACAGTTCATGGACTGAATGCACAAGGAGGCCCGCGCACCGTTTCCCTTCCAGTCCCCTGATGTGAGGACGATTAACTATGGCCTCGATCGGGGTTCGGCCGTGAACACCGGTCACAGGGTGTGGCGGACGGGGCGGACTTTCGCCACTGATGCCAGGTTTTCCACCACGCGAGCAGATCACCGCGACAGGCCGCCGCCACCAACTGCTCCAAGGGGCAGCGGGGACAGCGTGTTGCATCCGGATGGGACACCTTGCGTGCCTCCCTTGGCTGTTTTGACCAGGGTATGGCGATGGCATCCCCGAAGTGTCTGGGAATCTATGGGGATACGTTAGCGCGCGGAGTTCCCGGGGATCGGTGTTGAGCTGACGCTTCGTCCTGTAACAGTTGGGGAACCGTGAGAAAGCGGTATCCGTCGCGCCTGAGATCCGGAATAATCTGAGCCACGGTATCCACCGTGGCTTGGGAACCGTTCGGCCCGTCGTGAAAGATGATTATGGCACCGGGATGAATCTGGGTTGCGATCCGATGAACCATTTGGGCCGCGCTATACCGGTGTTGCCAATCGCGGGGATCGATGCTCCAGCCAATGACGCGATAACCCATTTGCCCCAACGCCTGCAATGCGATAGGATCTGCTGCCCCCCCGGCAGGCGGTACAACGTGGGATGAGGGACGCCCAAGGATTTCAGGATGTGTGCGTTATACTCGACTTCTTGACGAACCTCCGCCGCCGTCCGATGACGGAGAATGAGGTGCTGGTGTCCATGACTTTCCACGTCCATCCCCGCTCGCTGTTCTTCGCGGACTAAGGCAGGATGGCGCAACGCATGAGAGCCAATGATAAAGAACGTTGCATGGACGTGATCTTTATTCAACACAGCCAAGACTTTGGGCGTCCAACGGGGGCTCGGACCATCATCAAAGGTGAGTGCGACCACCTTATGGGGCGTCATCGCCTGGCGAATAATGGGCGCAGCGGTCGCGGGAGCGGAATGGGGTCTGGCGGCAATCTCGGCGGCCGCCGCCCCGAACCCGATCATCATGGCAATGCCCTCCTTTTTTCTCTAGCATGTGGATCAGCGGACCGGATTATGCATCCCGATTCCCCGTATTGGGCCCGGACGTTGGTGATGGTGTGGGTTGCATTCGACATCGCCGGATCGCATTTGGTGTCCGTACGGTCATCATAGGTGTGCAAATCTAAGGAGCGTGCACGGTGAAGTTCGCCACACGGAATACCAAATTCGTAGGGGATGTCGCATGACCTAATATCCCGTTGGCGCACCGTCACGGGGTTAGTTACCGACTACCCATGCGTTCAAGGACCCGGCAGTCAATGTGCCTGTTCCAGCAGCTTGTACCGCCACCGTATAGGTTTGTCCTTTGGTGACAGAAAACGATCCGACCGGTGTCACACTCGTATATCCCCCACTGATGGGGATGTCATTAATAAACTCCTGAAAGGATTGGCCACTGCCGTTGGCGGCGGGAAGACCGTGGCCATTGACTACCAACCATCCCTGAAGAGCG
The Sulfobacillus thermosulfidooxidans DNA segment above includes these coding regions:
- a CDS encoding excisionase family DNA-binding protein; translation: MPEYVLIAPEKRDIEPIKRVARDLAAYPNLRQLVLMDDTQHDAVALPTPLVHVLMEAARQLAQGHSVAILHDDEELTTQQAADLLQVSRPFLIKLLEAAHIPYHYVGSHRRIRMTDLMEYKRHRDRLRKDYVNEMVRVSENMGLYESDDFVERES
- a CDS encoding polysaccharide deacetylase family protein, giving the protein MMIGFGAAAAEIAARPHSAPATAAPIIRQAMTPHKVVALTFDDGPSPRWTPKVLAVLNKDHVHATFFIIGSHALRHPALVREEQRAGMDVESHGHQHLILRHRTAAEVRQEVEYNAHILKSLGVPHPTLYRLPGGQQILSHCRRWGKWVIASLAGASIPAIGNTGIARPKWFIGSQPRFIPVP